The following are from one region of the Phycisphaerales bacterium genome:
- a CDS encoding ABC transporter ATP-binding protein, which translates to MPAFWRLAKLMLDFKGRIVLALLCAVLSGGSLSGGLLTSSPIIDGLFEEQQGLRQIALDHNSDAAESGGWAFPTWFVEQLPENAWPSIVFLVVVIAVLAVAAGLFQFTHSFLALTVVHRTVMRVRRKAFRSLLFMPLLAAQRSVGEPGAATPPGPVDGSDAVSRLITDADQLAYGFEALLSKAVTQVTKGLGALVFAFIINWKLSLLALVIAPAVWGVIRYFGRRIKRASKAAMGHRAELLSIATESAQALRVVKAYTAERREAHRFSLANRRVYHQMLKARTARALSKPFVEVLTVFILVVLVLVAFWAITEGKLEVPDFIKVLAGLALGGAALKPLTGLLNDMQTSAGAAERLEELLHASVEPGHEPGLERLPRHNQTIELKDVAVRYPGARSPAVNGVSLTINHGERVAIVGPNGSGKTTLLGLLYRMYDPESGSVLVDGHDLKRVSVRSLRKQVGVVSQETVLFEGTVRDNVAYGKPTATDDEVRSALDRARATEFVEQMPGGIRAEIAERGTSLSGGQRQRLAIARAILRDPAILILDEATSMIDAGSEARINEAMDEFSQGRTTVVVAHRLSTVRRADRIVVLRAGQVVDVGTHGELMARCELYQDLARTQLLGGDETTDTQSDGPSG; encoded by the coding sequence ATGCCCGCCTTCTGGCGCCTCGCCAAGCTCATGCTGGACTTCAAGGGACGCATCGTCCTGGCCCTGCTCTGTGCCGTGCTGTCGGGCGGCAGTCTGTCGGGCGGCTTGTTGACATCTTCGCCCATCATCGACGGGTTGTTCGAGGAACAGCAAGGCCTCCGGCAGATCGCTCTGGACCACAATTCGGATGCGGCCGAGTCAGGCGGGTGGGCGTTTCCGACATGGTTCGTCGAGCAACTTCCCGAGAACGCCTGGCCCAGCATCGTCTTCCTGGTGGTGGTGATCGCGGTTCTGGCGGTGGCCGCGGGGTTGTTCCAGTTCACGCACTCGTTCCTCGCGCTGACGGTGGTCCACAGGACGGTCATGCGTGTTCGCCGAAAGGCGTTTCGCTCGCTGTTGTTCATGCCGCTGTTGGCCGCTCAGCGGAGCGTGGGAGAGCCCGGCGCCGCAACCCCACCCGGCCCGGTGGATGGCTCGGACGCGGTCAGCCGCCTGATTACTGACGCCGATCAGCTCGCCTATGGGTTCGAGGCGCTTCTGAGCAAGGCCGTGACGCAGGTGACCAAGGGCCTGGGCGCGCTCGTGTTCGCGTTCATCATCAACTGGAAGCTCTCGCTGCTGGCGCTGGTCATCGCCCCGGCGGTATGGGGCGTTATCCGCTACTTCGGCCGCCGCATCAAGCGTGCGTCCAAAGCGGCGATGGGGCACCGGGCTGAACTACTGTCGATCGCCACCGAGTCGGCCCAGGCCCTCCGGGTGGTCAAGGCATACACCGCCGAGCGGCGCGAGGCCCATCGATTCAGCCTGGCCAACCGCCGGGTGTACCACCAGATGCTCAAGGCGCGCACGGCCCGGGCGCTATCCAAGCCCTTCGTCGAGGTGCTGACGGTGTTCATCCTGGTGGTGCTGGTGCTGGTCGCCTTCTGGGCCATCACCGAGGGCAAGCTCGAAGTGCCGGACTTCATCAAGGTGCTGGCGGGCCTGGCGCTGGGTGGTGCCGCGCTCAAGCCCCTGACGGGCCTGCTCAACGACATGCAGACTTCCGCGGGCGCAGCCGAGCGTCTCGAGGAACTGCTGCACGCCAGCGTAGAGCCGGGCCACGAGCCTGGGCTCGAGCGTCTGCCCCGCCACAACCAGACCATCGAACTCAAGGACGTGGCGGTGCGATATCCCGGCGCGCGCTCGCCCGCGGTCAATGGCGTGAGCCTCACCATCAACCACGGTGAACGCGTCGCGATCGTTGGGCCCAACGGCTCGGGCAAGACCACCTTGCTGGGCCTGCTGTATCGCATGTACGACCCCGAATCGGGCTCGGTGCTCGTCGACGGCCACGATCTGAAGCGCGTCTCGGTGCGGTCCCTTCGCAAGCAGGTCGGCGTGGTGAGCCAGGAAACGGTGCTCTTCGAGGGCACCGTCCGAGACAACGTCGCCTACGGCAAGCCCACGGCGACCGATGACGAGGTGCGCTCGGCCCTCGACCGGGCCCGGGCCACCGAGTTCGTTGAGCAGATGCCCGGGGGCATCCGGGCCGAGATTGCCGAGCGAGGCACCTCGCTCTCGGGCGGTCAGCGGCAGCGTCTGGCGATCGCCCGGGCCATCCTGCGGGACCCAGCGATCCTGATCCTCGATGAGGCCACCAGCATGATCGATGCGGGCTCGGAGGCCCGGATCAATGAGGCCATGGACGAGTTCAGCCAGGGGCGGACGACGGTGGTGGTGGCCCACCGGCTGAGCACGGTCCGGCGGGCGGACCGGATCGTGGTGCTCCGGGCCGGGCAGGTGGTCGACGTGGGGACGCACGGGGAGTTGATGGCCCGGTGCGAGCTCTATCAGGACCTGGCCCGAACACAGCTGTTGGGCGGCGACGAAACGACCGATACGCAAAGCGACGGCCCGTCGGGTTGA
- the tuf gene encoding elongation factor Tu, whose translation MAKDVFERTKPHVNVGTIGHIDHGKSTLTAAMAARSATKRGGKAKSYAEITKGGTVRDSSKTVTIHSSHVEYETDNRHYAHVDCPGHADYVKNMITGAAQMDGAILVVSAADGPMPQTREHVLLARQVGVPYIVVALNKVDLVDDPELLELVEMEVRDLLSKYDFPGDDTPIVHITAKAAVENPADDAANKGVDELFDALDSYIPEPPREADKPFLMAVEDVFSIKGRGTVATGRIERGVIKVGDAAEVVGLRAEPLKTTITGVEMFNKSMEEGMAGDNCGLLLRGVEKNDIQRGQVIVKPGSINTHRKFKGEVYVLTKEEGGRHTPFFSGYKPQFYMRTTDVTGSVKLLGGAEMCMPGDNVEIEVDLEGKPVAMEAGLRFAVREGGRTIGSGVVTEIIE comes from the coding sequence ATGGCAAAAGATGTCTTCGAGCGGACCAAGCCGCACGTGAACGTCGGCACGATCGGTCACATCGACCACGGCAAGAGCACCCTGACGGCCGCCATGGCCGCTCGCTCGGCCACCAAGCGCGGCGGCAAGGCCAAGAGCTACGCCGAGATCACCAAGGGCGGTACCGTCCGTGACTCGTCCAAGACCGTGACGATCCACTCGTCGCACGTCGAGTACGAGACCGACAACCGCCACTACGCCCACGTGGACTGCCCGGGCCACGCCGACTACGTGAAGAACATGATCACCGGCGCCGCTCAGATGGACGGCGCCATCCTGGTGGTGTCGGCCGCCGATGGTCCCATGCCCCAGACCCGCGAGCACGTGCTGCTGGCCCGCCAGGTGGGCGTGCCCTACATCGTGGTCGCGCTCAACAAGGTCGACCTGGTCGACGATCCCGAGTTGCTCGAGCTCGTCGAGATGGAAGTTCGCGACCTGCTGAGCAAGTACGACTTCCCCGGCGACGACACGCCCATCGTGCACATCACCGCGAAGGCCGCCGTCGAGAACCCCGCCGATGACGCTGCCAACAAGGGCGTCGACGAGTTGTTCGACGCGTTGGACAGCTACATCCCTGAGCCGCCCCGTGAGGCCGACAAGCCCTTCCTGATGGCGGTCGAGGACGTCTTCAGCATCAAGGGCCGCGGTACCGTGGCCACCGGCCGCATCGAGCGTGGCGTGATCAAGGTCGGCGATGCCGCCGAGGTCGTCGGCCTCCGTGCTGAGCCGCTGAAGACCACCATCACCGGCGTCGAGATGTTCAACAAGTCCATGGAAGAGGGCATGGCCGGCGACAACTGCGGCCTGCTGCTCCGCGGCGTTGAGAAGAACGACATCCAGCGCGGCCAGGTCATCGTCAAGCCCGGCAGCATCAACACCCACCGCAAGTTCAAGGGTGAGGTTTACGTGCTGACCAAGGAAGAGGGCGGCCGCCACACCCCGTTCTTCTCGGGCTACAAGCCGCAGTTCTACATGCGGACTACCGACGTGACCGGATCGGTGAAGCTGCTGGGCGGCGCCGAGATGTGCATGCCCGGCGACAACGTCGAGATCGAGGTCGACCTCGAGGGCAAGCCCGTCGCCATGGAGGCCGGCCTCCGCTTCGCTGTTCGCGAAGGTGGCCGCACCATCGGTTCGGGCGTCGTCACCGAGATCATCGAGTAA
- a CDS encoding GC-type dockerin domain-anchored protein: MRRTVLAVLAIAGLASVSNACPADLDGDGSLTIFDFLAFQNFFDAGDPIADFDGDGDLTLFDFLAYQNAFDAGCPSAVQGAELLGRARSGYPHIEIVGTFVVGQTASIAIDPSEHATLVGVPVDVYVVPARSESEWIADPALVDARATGPQSLTFPGGAFQANVFALNSTALLAPAETESRVAAGYDVVIDADRDGMLSPGDVIDGLGDDTGIWYAKDLTRLGPYDRAPSRDYAVSWPGLPSHRVRELLVYPDDPSLTDMPVVIIAHGNGHDYRWYDYVQQHLASHGYVVMSHQNDTIPGIEAASDSMLRHADAFLGNYAAFAPDLAGRVDTSRVMWIGHSRGGEGVVRATSKIVDGVYVPTHYSLSDFKVTSSIAPTVWQGTTSQIHDQNYHLLFGAADGDVCGCPHRDDRQSFQLYERGTGSKQVTYVHGADHNDFNCCGFNDFTGPPGTEIGRAEGQRIANATWLALAERYLRDNGWAEEFIWRHQTSLQSPSIAQSSKIIREHNPGPAVGVVIDDYQSEPSSLVASSGAAVSFDVSSLTEGRLEDRNSDFTAVATDPMNGMTRASGSASDTTAGVVFEWEGDDATYAFALPAGQRDLSALGSLSLRAAQSTRHPLTTISLNDTFFTVELIDGDGNASAVSTAGYAGVRDPYPRRDYGTSAPGWQNEFETIRIRLVDFTRDGRTLDLGNIETIRLRFGPSHGSETGRIGLDDVRLLP, translated from the coding sequence ATGCGCAGAACCGTCCTTGCCGTGCTGGCTATTGCCGGCCTCGCATCCGTCAGCAACGCATGCCCAGCGGACCTCGACGGCGATGGCTCGTTGACCATCTTCGACTTCCTGGCGTTCCAGAACTTCTTCGACGCCGGAGATCCCATCGCTGATTTCGACGGCGATGGCGACCTGACGCTGTTCGATTTCCTGGCATACCAGAACGCATTCGATGCCGGATGTCCGTCCGCCGTGCAGGGCGCCGAACTGTTGGGGCGAGCACGGAGCGGGTATCCGCACATCGAGATCGTCGGGACGTTCGTAGTCGGACAGACGGCTTCGATTGCGATCGACCCGAGCGAACATGCGACGCTCGTTGGCGTGCCGGTCGACGTGTACGTGGTTCCGGCGCGGAGTGAATCGGAGTGGATCGCCGATCCGGCGCTCGTCGATGCCCGAGCCACGGGTCCGCAGAGCCTGACGTTTCCCGGCGGCGCATTCCAGGCCAACGTCTTCGCGTTGAATTCGACGGCCCTGCTTGCCCCGGCCGAAACCGAATCGCGTGTTGCGGCCGGGTACGACGTGGTCATCGACGCCGATCGCGACGGCATGCTCTCGCCGGGAGACGTCATCGATGGCCTTGGCGACGACACGGGCATCTGGTATGCCAAGGACCTGACGCGGCTTGGCCCGTACGACCGGGCTCCATCGCGTGACTATGCGGTGAGTTGGCCCGGCCTGCCCTCGCATCGCGTCCGCGAATTGCTGGTGTATCCCGACGATCCGAGCCTGACCGACATGCCGGTGGTCATCATCGCGCACGGCAATGGGCATGATTATCGCTGGTACGACTACGTGCAGCAGCACCTGGCCAGCCACGGCTACGTGGTCATGAGCCATCAGAACGACACGATACCCGGCATCGAGGCGGCCAGTGACAGCATGCTTCGGCATGCCGACGCGTTCCTGGGCAACTACGCCGCGTTCGCGCCCGACCTGGCCGGCCGGGTTGATACCAGCCGGGTGATGTGGATCGGCCACAGCCGCGGCGGTGAGGGCGTGGTCCGGGCGACGAGCAAGATCGTGGACGGCGTGTACGTGCCGACGCACTATTCGCTGAGCGACTTCAAGGTCACCAGCAGCATCGCGCCCACGGTGTGGCAGGGCACGACCAGCCAGATCCATGACCAGAACTACCATCTGCTGTTCGGTGCAGCCGATGGCGACGTGTGCGGTTGCCCGCATCGCGATGATCGCCAGAGCTTCCAACTCTACGAACGCGGCACGGGCTCGAAGCAGGTGACGTATGTACACGGCGCCGACCACAACGACTTCAACTGCTGCGGCTTTAATGACTTCACGGGTCCTCCGGGCACGGAGATCGGTCGCGCCGAAGGGCAGCGCATCGCCAACGCCACGTGGCTGGCGCTGGCCGAGCGATACCTGCGCGACAACGGCTGGGCCGAGGAGTTCATCTGGCGTCACCAGACCTCGTTGCAGTCGCCGAGCATCGCCCAGAGTTCGAAGATCATCCGCGAGCACAATCCGGGGCCTGCCGTGGGCGTCGTGATCGATGACTACCAGAGCGAACCCTCTTCGCTCGTTGCCAGCAGTGGGGCGGCGGTCTCGTTCGATGTCTCCTCGTTGACCGAGGGACGGCTGGAAGACCGCAACTCCGATTTCACCGCCGTGGCAACCGATCCGATGAACGGCATGACGCGCGCCAGTGGCTCGGCCAGTGATACGACCGCCGGCGTTGTGTTCGAGTGGGAAGGGGACGACGCGACCTATGCGTTTGCACTGCCCGCAGGCCAGCGGGACCTCAGCGCACTGGGCAGCCTGAGCCTCCGGGCGGCCCAGTCCACGCGGCACCCGCTGACCACTATTTCGCTCAACGACACGTTCTTCACCGTGGAGTTGATCGATGGCGATGGCAACGCGAGCGCGGTGTCCACCGCTGGATACGCGGGCGTGCGTGATCCGTATCCTCGCAGGGACTATGGCACGAGCGCCCCTGGCTGGCAGAACGAGTTCGAGACCATCCGCATCCGACTGGTTGACTTCACGCGCGACGGCCGGACGCTGGACCTTGGGAACATCGAGACGATCCGGCTGCGTTTTGGGCCCAGCCACGGGTCGGAGACCGGTCGCATTGGGTTAGACGACGTCCGCCTGCTGCCCTGA
- a CDS encoding FAD-dependent oxidoreductase — MTVSYWQRSSKPQLIDADVAVVGGGVCGLSAALHLMRRGLSVVVLERHVPGSGASARNAGFLMRGMAESYKVARETLGAEAAQYIWRWSEENLRGLRSEGAGDFASYRHTPSCLLALEQAEADDLVASARLLQDDGFGVLLVESGGDSAWASELPLLGLVNPGDATINPSELVALLASKLGAAVLAGQEVHTIERSPGDRAPCMVRTGSTNVRCRRVLVCTNAYVGSLLPQLAAAVRPNRGQMLALSAEGARLDYAYYVNRGHEYIRQTPDGTIVVGGCRDRFAQHERTLEDGATPEVQEAIESFARMLLDKPIRITARWAGTMGFSPDGMPLVGPVGDDGAVWFCGGFTGHGMSLAYRTAAGAVSAMLDGPDADPLASTFALDRLGALGNA; from the coding sequence ATGACCGTTTCGTACTGGCAGCGATCTTCGAAGCCACAACTCATCGACGCCGATGTCGCGGTCGTCGGGGGTGGTGTGTGCGGCTTGTCCGCGGCGCTGCATCTGATGCGCCGCGGCTTGTCCGTTGTGGTGCTTGAACGGCATGTGCCAGGCTCGGGCGCGAGCGCCCGGAATGCGGGCTTCCTGATGCGCGGCATGGCCGAGAGCTACAAGGTTGCGCGTGAAACCCTGGGCGCCGAGGCGGCCCAGTACATCTGGCGGTGGAGCGAAGAGAACCTTCGCGGGCTGAGATCCGAGGGCGCGGGTGATTTCGCGTCGTATCGCCACACGCCAAGTTGCCTGCTTGCGCTTGAACAGGCCGAAGCCGATGATCTGGTCGCGTCCGCCAGGCTGTTGCAGGACGATGGCTTTGGGGTGCTGCTGGTCGAGTCTGGCGGCGACAGCGCCTGGGCAAGCGAACTTCCGCTTCTCGGTCTGGTGAATCCGGGCGACGCGACGATCAATCCCTCGGAGCTCGTTGCGCTCCTCGCGTCGAAGCTCGGCGCGGCCGTTCTGGCCGGCCAGGAAGTCCACACCATCGAGCGATCGCCCGGAGATCGAGCACCATGCATGGTGCGAACGGGCTCGACGAATGTCCGCTGTCGCCGGGTTCTGGTGTGCACCAACGCATACGTTGGTTCACTGCTACCGCAATTGGCGGCTGCGGTTCGGCCCAACCGGGGCCAGATGCTGGCGCTCTCGGCCGAGGGTGCGCGCCTGGACTACGCGTACTACGTCAATCGTGGGCATGAGTACATTCGTCAGACGCCCGACGGGACCATCGTGGTCGGCGGCTGCCGCGATCGTTTTGCGCAGCACGAGCGCACGCTGGAGGACGGCGCGACGCCGGAGGTGCAGGAGGCCATCGAGTCATTCGCGCGCATGCTGCTGGATAAGCCCATCCGGATCACGGCACGATGGGCGGGCACCATGGGCTTCTCTCCCGACGGCATGCCGCTGGTGGGCCCAGTTGGCGACGACGGGGCCGTCTGGTTCTGTGGCGGGTTTACCGGGCATGGGATGTCCCTGGCTTATCGGACAGCGGCCGGTGCGGTGTCGGCGATGCTGGACGGCCCGGATGCGGATCCGCTGGCGAGCACGTTCGCGCTGGACCGCCTGGGGGCATTGGGGAACGCGTAG
- a CDS encoding ATP-binding cassette domain-containing protein translates to MATALRIEDLSFRYDRRAIDAPPVVRVDRFELGAGEMALLRGRSGSGKTTLLGLIAGLLEPSLGRVEIAGQHLHALRGAARDHFRGRHLGVVFQTFNLLHGFSARENVLAGMMFSDIPKSEHAARASALLERLGIERVDARPEELSVGQQQRVAVARAVAARPTLVLADEPTASLDPENADAAIELVKEACAEAGAALLCVSHDPSASSHFERVEDLASLAGIHAAGPA, encoded by the coding sequence ATGGCCACAGCCCTGCGTATCGAAGACTTGAGCTTCCGCTACGACCGGCGGGCGATCGACGCCCCGCCGGTCGTTCGCGTTGATCGCTTCGAGTTGGGCGCGGGCGAGATGGCCTTGCTGCGGGGTCGGTCGGGTAGCGGGAAGACCACGCTGCTGGGGCTCATCGCCGGGTTGCTGGAGCCGTCGCTTGGCCGGGTTGAGATCGCTGGGCAACACCTGCACGCCCTCCGCGGTGCGGCCCGCGATCACTTCCGGGGCCGGCATCTGGGCGTGGTGTTCCAGACGTTCAATCTTTTGCACGGCTTTAGCGCACGGGAAAACGTTCTGGCAGGGATGATGTTCTCGGATATCCCCAAGAGCGAGCACGCAGCCAGAGCCTCGGCACTCCTCGAGCGTCTGGGCATCGAACGCGTGGATGCACGGCCGGAAGAACTGAGCGTCGGGCAGCAGCAACGCGTGGCGGTTGCGAGGGCGGTCGCGGCACGCCCGACGCTCGTGCTGGCCGATGAGCCGACGGCGAGTCTCGATCCTGAAAACGCGGATGCGGCGATCGAACTCGTGAAGGAAGCGTGTGCCGAAGCGGGGGCCGCGTTGCTCTGCGTGAGTCATGACCCCTCCGCTTCGTCGCACTTCGAACGCGTCGAGGATCTGGCCTCGTTGGCGGGCATCCATGCGGCAGGGCCGGCCTGA
- the rpmG gene encoding 50S ribosomal protein L33 yields MAKKKGAAREYVWLQCSETGDLNYRTSVNVRGGLPEGMKEGINKYCPRLRKHTLHKIKRK; encoded by the coding sequence ATGGCTAAGAAGAAGGGCGCTGCCCGCGAATACGTCTGGCTCCAGTGCAGCGAGACCGGCGACCTCAACTACCGCACCTCGGTCAACGTCCGTGGTGGGTTGCCCGAGGGCATGAAGGAGGGCATCAACAAGTATTGCCCCCGACTGCGAAAGCACACCCTCCACAAGATCAAGCGCAAGTAG
- a CDS encoding ABC transporter permease: MALRGSRVVLGSLLARRFQTVTTTLTVAIAVGLLLTILSMRDATRQTLERGAGNMHLVVSAEPSPLVSVLNSVFHAGTPSRAMTWLQVQQLQRDPRVAYALPIQQGDSFENYPVMAVEPDFFELFSPDAAYDPERDEERGRWKITEGRRLEGRFEVVLGSRVARETGLRVGDEIQLTCGLAGAGFVHQGFSYEVVGVLELSGTPHDRVIFSDLASGWIIHAQDKRDRESGGAAGRVGEDDLSAADRLVTGVYLRGVVREGRQASSAVAELASELRRNPSLTVASPAAEIDTLFRIVSRVDRLLIAVAFVVLVSGAVSIMLALYSAGQMRRREIATFRVLGASRGRIVGWVLAEAILLGAAGAVVGVGMSVLGGLAVSWGLRVQLGLVVEPAVSPAAFGMVGIAAVALAALAGVAPAILAYRTPVAEHLRPLG, encoded by the coding sequence ATGGCTTTGCGTGGTTCGAGAGTGGTGCTGGGCTCCCTGCTTGCCCGGCGGTTCCAGACCGTCACGACGACCCTCACCGTGGCGATCGCCGTCGGGCTGCTGCTGACCATCCTGAGCATGCGTGACGCGACGCGGCAGACCCTCGAACGCGGCGCGGGCAACATGCACCTGGTCGTTTCGGCCGAGCCATCGCCGTTGGTCAGCGTGTTGAACTCGGTGTTCCATGCCGGGACGCCCAGTCGCGCGATGACCTGGCTCCAGGTGCAGCAACTCCAGCGAGACCCTCGCGTGGCATATGCCCTGCCGATCCAGCAGGGCGACTCGTTCGAGAATTACCCGGTTATGGCGGTCGAGCCGGACTTCTTCGAACTCTTCAGCCCGGACGCGGCCTACGACCCGGAGCGTGACGAAGAGCGCGGTCGTTGGAAGATCACCGAGGGTCGGCGCCTCGAAGGACGCTTTGAGGTCGTACTCGGCTCGCGCGTCGCTCGGGAAACAGGCCTTCGAGTCGGCGACGAAATACAACTGACGTGTGGACTCGCCGGGGCGGGATTCGTGCACCAAGGCTTCTCGTACGAAGTCGTTGGCGTGCTCGAGCTCAGCGGCACGCCGCATGACCGCGTGATCTTCAGCGATCTCGCTTCGGGGTGGATCATCCACGCCCAGGACAAGCGCGATCGTGAGTCGGGCGGGGCCGCCGGACGCGTAGGCGAGGACGACCTCAGTGCCGCCGACAGACTCGTGACGGGCGTGTATCTGCGCGGCGTGGTGCGCGAGGGCCGCCAGGCGAGTTCAGCCGTCGCAGAGTTGGCCAGCGAGTTGCGACGGAATCCGTCGCTGACGGTGGCTTCGCCGGCTGCGGAGATCGACACCCTGTTCCGGATCGTCAGTCGGGTCGATCGACTCCTAATCGCCGTTGCGTTCGTCGTGCTCGTATCGGGCGCTGTATCGATCATGCTCGCGCTCTATTCGGCCGGGCAGATGCGCCGACGGGAGATCGCGACGTTTCGTGTGCTGGGTGCAAGCCGAGGGCGGATCGTTGGGTGGGTGCTGGCCGAGGCCATCTTGCTGGGGGCGGCGGGCGCCGTCGTGGGCGTGGGCATGAGCGTGCTCGGCGGCCTGGCGGTCTCCTGGGGGTTGCGGGTGCAGTTGGGGCTGGTCGTGGAGCCCGCGGTTTCCCCGGCAGCGTTCGGGATGGTGGGCATCGCCGCCGTGGCCTTGGCCGCCCTGGCAGGCGTGGCGCCCGCGATACTGGCCTATCGGACCCCTGTGGCGGAACACCTCCGGCCGCTGGGCTAG
- a CDS encoding GC-type dockerin domain-anchored protein: MRITTRTAAMLAVAAGMLAGPAAMAQSGCPADIDGDGELTVFDFLAFQNLFDAGDLRADFDGNGRLDIFDFLEFQNLFTLGCSDDFQIVQLASVALDQFPHADYVRAFNAGQVISVAIDPSRATVPGGTVDVYLVEDKDASEWTSDPMLIDARGLAQPATFGGGASTADNIAMMGGTAFLNADAGESIGVPYDVVIDVNRNGMLDGGDLIDGYDDVGFWLFKDLTTLGPAAFTRVETYTATFPGIPSSRNQQRLTYPSDIASRSDVPVVIISHGNGQDYRWYDYMHDHFASHGWVVMSHQNDTVPGIETASTTTLTHTDYFFGNLDTIAGGALDGRLDQSRTVWIGHSRGGEGVARAYDRIVTGSYSPVNYVLEDILVVSSIAPTDFGIRARPGNSNFHLIYGSSDGDVRGSVASGSKPFAIYERGTGNKQVTYIQGADHNDFNCCGFNDFVGPAGTEIGRPEVQRVALIDWLALIQLYVRGNEPARDVNERQWESLDFPAINDSTVVDNEYRPARGGSDSVVDDFQSQGSTTLASSGASISFDVFGVFEGLMRDLDSTYTWNPSQPMNGMSRNRPSSIDSSNGVTFGWDGVPASFAYTLLPIHRDVSDFASLSFRACQISRAPETAAALEDLTFTVTLVDGSGGRSSINIGAYGGGIEEVYQRTGSPTGSDGWSNEFETITIRLADFLRDGTDIDLSDVEQVRFEFGPGFGSTEGRIGLDDVEFRVE; encoded by the coding sequence ATGCGAATCACCACACGAACCGCCGCGATGCTGGCGGTGGCGGCTGGAATGCTGGCCGGTCCGGCCGCGATGGCCCAGTCCGGCTGTCCGGCGGACATCGACGGCGACGGTGAATTGACCGTGTTCGATTTCCTGGCGTTCCAGAACCTGTTCGACGCGGGTGACCTGCGGGCCGACTTCGACGGTAACGGTCGATTGGACATCTTCGACTTTCTCGAGTTCCAGAACCTCTTTACGCTCGGCTGCTCGGATGACTTTCAGATCGTTCAACTCGCCTCCGTGGCGCTGGATCAGTTTCCGCATGCCGACTATGTCCGGGCGTTCAATGCGGGTCAGGTGATCTCTGTGGCGATCGACCCTTCGCGCGCCACGGTGCCCGGCGGCACGGTGGACGTCTACTTGGTCGAAGACAAGGACGCCTCGGAGTGGACGTCCGATCCGATGCTCATCGACGCGCGGGGGCTGGCGCAGCCGGCGACGTTTGGCGGTGGGGCCTCGACGGCCGACAACATCGCCATGATGGGCGGAACGGCGTTCCTGAACGCTGATGCTGGCGAGAGCATCGGCGTGCCCTACGACGTCGTGATCGACGTCAACCGCAATGGCATGCTCGATGGTGGCGACCTGATCGACGGCTACGACGACGTGGGCTTCTGGCTCTTCAAGGACCTGACGACGCTCGGGCCGGCGGCATTTACGCGCGTCGAGACGTACACGGCGACCTTCCCGGGAATTCCGAGCTCGCGCAACCAGCAGCGGCTGACCTATCCCAGCGATATCGCCAGCCGCAGCGACGTGCCCGTGGTCATCATCAGCCACGGCAACGGTCAGGACTATCGCTGGTACGACTACATGCACGACCACTTCGCCAGCCACGGCTGGGTCGTGATGAGCCACCAGAACGACACCGTGCCGGGCATCGAGACGGCCTCGACCACGACGCTGACGCACACCGACTACTTCTTCGGCAACCTCGACACGATCGCTGGCGGTGCGCTGGACGGCCGGCTCGACCAGAGTCGAACGGTGTGGATCGGCCACAGCCGCGGTGGGGAGGGCGTGGCTCGTGCGTATGACCGCATCGTGACGGGCAGCTACAGCCCGGTGAACTACGTGCTCGAAGACATCCTCGTGGTCTCGAGCATCGCGCCGACGGACTTCGGTATCCGGGCCCGGCCGGGCAACTCGAACTTCCACCTGATTTATGGCTCGTCGGACGGTGACGTGCGCGGCAGCGTGGCCAGCGGTAGCAAGCCATTTGCGATCTACGAGCGCGGCACGGGCAACAAGCAGGTGACCTACATCCAGGGCGCCGACCACAATGACTTCAACTGCTGTGGGTTCAATGACTTCGTTGGCCCTGCCGGCACCGAGATCGGCCGGCCCGAGGTGCAGCGCGTGGCGCTCATCGACTGGCTGGCGCTCATCCAACTCTACGTGCGGGGCAACGAGCCGGCCCGCGACGTGAACGAGCGGCAGTGGGAGAGCCTGGACTTCCCGGCCATCAACGACAGCACGGTGGTCGACAACGAGTATCGGCCCGCCCGCGGCGGCAGCGACTCCGTGGTCGATGACTTCCAGAGCCAGGGCTCGACCACGCTGGCCAGCAGCGGCGCATCCATTTCGTTCGACGTCTTCGGCGTGTTCGAAGGACTGATGCGTGATCTGGATAGCACGTACACGTGGAATCCCTCGCAGCCGATGAACGGCATGAGCCGGAACAGGCCCAGTTCCATTGACAGTTCGAACGGGGTGACCTTCGGGTGGGACGGCGTGCCGGCATCGTTCGCGTACACGCTGCTGCCGATCCATCGCGACGTCAGCGATTTCGCGTCGCTGAGCTTCCGGGCGTGCCAGATCAGCCGGGCGCCCGAGACGGCGGCCGCATTGGAGGACCTGACCTTCACGGTAACGCTCGTGGATGGCTCGGGCGGGCGCAGCTCGATCAACATCGGGGCGTACGGCGGGGGCATCGAAGAGGTGTACCAGCGTACGGGAAGCCCTACTGGCTCTGACGGTTGGTCGAACGAGTTCGAGACCATCACCATCAGACTCGCGGACTTCCTGCGGGATGGCACGGACATCGACCTGAGCGACGTGGAGCAGGTGCGCTTCGAATTCGGGCCCGGGTTCGGCTCGACCGAGGGTCGGATCGGCTTGGACGACGTGGAGTTCCGGGTCGAGTAA